One region of Synechococcus elongatus PCC 11801 genomic DNA includes:
- a CDS encoding SDR family oxidoreductase — protein sequence MRVLVVGATGRTGRCVVETAIAAGHQVRALVRSANPQPPLPEGVEVVVGNLGDRASLEAALTGMDAVISAAGATPNLDPLGPFKVDYLGTTQLIDLAGAAGIQRFVLVSSLCVSQLLHPLNLFWLVLFWKRRAEHYLQSSGLSYTIVRPGGLRSDRTRVPLKLTGPDQLLEGSLPRLQVAEVAVEALTNPAAANRIVEIVGDASLPERSPAELLSA from the coding sequence ATGCGCGTTTTAGTTGTGGGTGCCACCGGTCGCACGGGGCGATGTGTTGTCGAAACGGCGATCGCAGCCGGACATCAGGTGCGGGCGCTGGTGCGGAGTGCCAATCCCCAGCCACCCTTACCCGAGGGCGTGGAAGTCGTGGTGGGTAACCTTGGCGATCGCGCCAGTTTGGAGGCAGCACTCACCGGTATGGACGCCGTGATCTCAGCTGCTGGGGCTACACCCAACCTCGATCCCCTCGGTCCCTTCAAGGTTGACTATCTAGGAACAACTCAGCTGATTGATCTGGCCGGTGCCGCCGGCATTCAGCGCTTTGTCTTGGTCAGCTCGCTCTGTGTGTCGCAGTTGCTGCACCCGCTCAACCTGTTTTGGCTGGTGCTGTTCTGGAAGCGCCGCGCTGAGCACTACCTCCAATCCAGCGGCCTGTCCTACACGATCGTGCGTCCTGGCGGTCTACGTAGCGATCGCACAAGGGTTCCCCTCAAACTAACGGGGCCGGATCAGCTCCTTGAAGGCAGTCTGCCGCGCCTCCAAGTGGCGGAAGTCGCAGTCGAAGCCTTGACCAATCCAGCCGCCGCGAATCGAATTGTCGAAATTGTGGGTGACGCTAGCCTGCCCGAGCGATCGCCCGCTGAGCTGCTCAGTGCTTAA
- a CDS encoding methyltransferase produces MTDQQRPTGIPRKFAEDVRMDASLLLRQITTGYWGSQALYVAAKLGLADQLVDGPRSCDDLAIAVGAKADVLYRLLRALASLGIFTEVSDRQFALTPAAELLRSGTTESVRHLVIMFGEEHYVAWGELLHSVQTGENAFEHHYGAPVFAYYAQHPAPAAIFNGAMSDISRQDTAAVIAAYDFQGIRCLVDVGGGHGQLLTQILAAYPELTGILFDQPAVVAGADSVLADWSDRIQISGGDFFEAVPAGGDAYLLKHIIHDWDDADSRKILANCRQVMQPGDRLLLVEQVVQPGNTINVAKWLDLNMLVMTQGGRERTQAEFATLLSESGFQLKQIHTTASEVCIIEGYAS; encoded by the coding sequence ATGACAGATCAGCAGCGTCCGACGGGTATTCCAAGGAAGTTCGCTGAGGATGTCCGGATGGATGCAAGTTTGCTGCTGCGTCAGATCACGACTGGTTATTGGGGATCACAGGCGCTCTACGTCGCAGCGAAGTTAGGCCTTGCCGATCAACTGGTGGATGGCCCGCGATCTTGTGATGATCTGGCGATCGCCGTTGGGGCTAAGGCGGATGTTCTTTACCGACTGCTGCGGGCTCTTGCCAGCCTAGGCATTTTCACTGAGGTTAGCGATCGCCAGTTTGCCCTGACACCGGCTGCCGAACTGCTGCGATCGGGCACGACGGAATCGGTGCGTCATCTCGTGATCATGTTTGGCGAAGAGCATTACGTGGCTTGGGGTGAGCTGCTGCATAGTGTCCAGACTGGTGAGAATGCCTTTGAGCATCACTATGGTGCGCCGGTGTTTGCCTACTACGCGCAGCACCCTGCGCCAGCAGCCATTTTCAATGGCGCGATGTCCGATATCTCGCGACAAGATACGGCTGCCGTGATTGCCGCTTATGACTTTCAAGGAATTCGCTGTCTGGTAGACGTGGGTGGCGGACATGGCCAACTGCTGACTCAGATCTTGGCGGCCTATCCTGAACTGACGGGCATTCTCTTTGACCAACCGGCAGTGGTCGCGGGTGCTGACAGCGTTTTAGCAGACTGGAGCGATCGCATTCAGATCAGCGGCGGCGATTTCTTTGAGGCTGTACCTGCCGGTGGCGATGCCTACCTGCTTAAGCACATCATTCATGACTGGGATGATGCTGACTCCCGCAAGATTCTGGCGAATTGTCGTCAGGTGATGCAGCCAGGCGATCGCCTATTGCTGGTGGAACAGGTCGTACAGCCGGGCAACACGATCAATGTCGCCAAGTGGCTCGACCTGAACATGTTGGTGATGACCCAGGGTGGCCGCGAACGTACCCAAGCAGAGTTCGCAACACTCCTGTCTGAATCCGGTTTCCAGCTCAAGCAGATTCACACCA